A window of the Sporosarcina sp. FSL K6-2383 genome harbors these coding sequences:
- a CDS encoding isoprenylcysteine carboxylmethyltransferase family protein, whose protein sequence is MMFSTIISIVILQRLIELLIARRNEKWMLAQGAFEVGTAHYPMMVTMHIAFFVSFLLEVMIFERVLSPIWIVLLGIFLLAQTARIWCLLSLGKFWNTKIIVLPGADVVRRGPYRWVRHPNYMIVTIELLILPLLFGAYFTAVLFTLLNVWMLSVRIPAEEKALKEATNYRETFSLE, encoded by the coding sequence ATGATGTTTTCGACTATCATTTCGATCGTTATCCTGCAGCGACTGATTGAGCTCCTTATCGCAAGACGCAATGAAAAGTGGATGCTTGCACAGGGAGCATTTGAAGTTGGTACAGCTCATTATCCAATGATGGTTACGATGCATATAGCGTTTTTTGTCTCCTTTTTGTTAGAGGTTATGATTTTTGAGCGAGTTCTTTCTCCTATTTGGATTGTGTTACTCGGCATTTTTTTATTGGCGCAGACGGCACGAATCTGGTGTCTGCTGTCACTCGGCAAGTTTTGGAATACGAAAATTATTGTTTTGCCAGGTGCTGATGTCGTACGCCGAGGCCCCTATCGGTGGGTGCGACATCCGAATTATATGATTGTCACCATTGAGTTGCTCATACTCCCCCTATTGTTTGGCGCGTATTTTACAGCTGTTTTGTTTACGTTACTGAATGTCTGGATGCTATCTGTACGGATTCCAGCAGAGGAAAAGGCATTGAAGGAAGCGACGAATTATCGGGAGACGTTTTCATTGGAGTGA
- the nhaC gene encoding Na+/H+ antiporter NhaC, with protein sequence MFKIKAVISPTLVEAIVLVTTIIIMISVSLVKFDAVPHLPILFSILLLICYGLIKKVSYSRIERGLVEGAGAGMSAVFLFFFIGMLVSSWIMAGTIPTLIYSGFNLITPSFFFAVVFVVTAIVGISIGSSLTTVATVGVAFIGMASVLDLSLAITAGAIVSGAFFGDKMSPLSDTTNLASSIVGVDLFEHIRNMGWTTIPAFVLSLIFFGILSPSVKVAEVDKINSFQDGLLATGMIHWYTILPLVLLFVLTILKVPALMTLALSSASAVAISYFHHSYGASEVFSILFNGFVSTTGIEEIDALLTRGGMESMMFTIGLVLLALSMGGLLFKLGIVQCLLAMVEGLLKKVSSVIAASALTAISINVLIGEQYLSILLTGQAFQSQYEKVGLTGKNLSRVMEDAGTVVNPLVPWSVCGIFITGMLGVSTMEYLPFAFFCLLSPILTVLFGFLGKTLTYTDGESVER encoded by the coding sequence ATGTTTAAAATAAAGGCAGTTATTTCGCCAACATTGGTAGAGGCAATTGTATTAGTAACGACAATAATAATTATGATCAGTGTTAGTCTTGTTAAATTTGATGCAGTTCCACATTTACCAATTTTGTTTTCGATTTTGTTATTAATTTGTTATGGTCTTATTAAAAAAGTTTCATACAGCAGGATTGAGAGAGGTTTAGTTGAAGGTGCAGGGGCAGGGATGAGTGCTGTTTTCTTGTTTTTCTTCATAGGTATGCTGGTGAGTAGTTGGATTATGGCTGGGACGATTCCGACGCTGATTTACTCAGGTTTTAATTTGATTACACCGTCCTTTTTCTTTGCTGTTGTGTTTGTGGTGACAGCGATTGTTGGAATTTCAATCGGTAGTTCATTGACAACGGTGGCGACGGTTGGTGTTGCGTTTATCGGAATGGCAAGTGTACTCGATTTATCGTTAGCGATAACAGCTGGAGCCATTGTGTCAGGAGCCTTTTTTGGCGATAAAATGTCGCCGTTGTCTGATACGACCAATTTGGCATCTTCGATTGTTGGTGTCGATTTGTTTGAGCATATTCGCAACATGGGGTGGACGACGATACCAGCGTTTGTTCTGTCATTAATATTCTTCGGCATTTTGTCACCAAGCGTTAAAGTGGCGGAAGTCGATAAAATCAACTCGTTCCAGGATGGGTTATTGGCGACAGGGATGATCCACTGGTACACGATTTTACCGCTTGTTTTGCTGTTTGTGTTAACGATTCTGAAAGTACCTGCATTGATGACATTGGCGCTGAGCTCGGCTAGTGCGGTCGCAATTTCTTATTTTCATCATAGTTATGGTGCTTCCGAAGTGTTTAGTATTTTATTCAACGGATTCGTGTCAACGACCGGCATTGAAGAAATTGATGCATTGCTGACGCGTGGTGGTATGGAAAGTATGATGTTTACGATTGGTTTAGTGCTACTTGCGCTAAGTATGGGCGGATTATTATTTAAACTTGGTATTGTGCAATGCTTGTTGGCGATGGTTGAGGGGCTATTGAAGAAAGTGTCCTCGGTTATTGCGGCATCTGCGTTAACGGCGATTAGTATAAATGTGCTAATTGGCGAGCAGTACTTGTCGATTTTATTGACAGGGCAGGCTTTTCAGTCGCAGTATGAAAAAGTAGGACTGACGGGGAAAAACTTGAGTCGGGTGATGGAAGATGCGGGTACGGTTGTGAATCCATTAGTGCCGTGGAGCGTGTGTGGAATTTTTATCACGGGTATGTTGGGCGTTTCGACGATGGAGTATTTACCGTTTGCATTCTTCTGTCTGCTGTCACCAATTTTGACGGTGTTGTTCGGATTTTTAGGGAAGACGTTGACGTATACGGATGGAGAATCGGTGGAGCGCTGA
- a CDS encoding thermonuclease family protein, translated as MAKKAKKNNIIKSIAIVIVVAIAAIYFPELFAEEEEMPSRSGLIPVELVKTIDGDTIKIKYEGKEQNVRYLLIDTPETNHAQLGKQPFGQQAKERNMELMNSGKLEIEFDIGERVDKYGRLLAYIYIDGVSIQEKLLEEGLARVGYVYPPNTRHLDAFEKAQEKAKKAGIGIWTLEDYVTERGFDSQTYPEGK; from the coding sequence ATGGCTAAAAAAGCTAAGAAAAATAATATAATAAAATCAATAGCGATAGTTATTGTCGTTGCAATTGCTGCTATTTATTTCCCTGAATTATTTGCAGAAGAGGAAGAAATGCCAAGTCGATCTGGTTTGATTCCAGTAGAGCTGGTGAAAACGATTGACGGCGATACGATTAAAATCAAGTATGAGGGCAAGGAGCAAAATGTTCGTTATTTGCTGATTGATACGCCTGAAACGAATCATGCTCAGCTTGGCAAGCAGCCTTTCGGTCAGCAAGCGAAGGAGCGAAATATGGAGCTGATGAATAGCGGAAAGCTCGAAATTGAATTTGATATTGGTGAACGGGTCGATAAGTATGGAAGATTACTAGCATATATTTATATTGACGGTGTGAGCATTCAAGAGAAGTTATTGGAAGAAGGATTGGCCCGAGTAGGCTACGTCTATCCACCGAATACGCGTCATCTCGATGCGTTTGAAAAAGCGCAGGAAAAGGCGAAAAAAGCGGGTATTGGTATTTGGACACTGGAGGATTATGTGACGGAGCGTGGCTTTGATAGTCAGACGTATCCGGAGGGAAAATAG
- a CDS encoding CrcB family protein: protein MTFLEMVMVGTGGFLGAVIRYGLAKKKNHSAGIPSGTLAVNLIGALLIGLVFGLELSRGLTLLLASGLAGALTTFSTLNKELIELWSNGEKNHAVRYLLLTYGGGLVLATIGYVIV from the coding sequence ATGACTTTTCTCGAAATGGTTATGGTGGGCACAGGCGGATTTCTTGGCGCTGTTATTCGGTATGGTCTGGCGAAAAAGAAGAATCATTCTGCCGGCATTCCTAGTGGTACATTGGCTGTCAATCTAATCGGTGCATTGTTGATTGGTCTCGTATTTGGGCTGGAATTATCAAGAGGTTTAACATTATTGTTAGCATCAGGTCTTGCAGGTGCACTCACGACATTTTCTACGTTAAATAAAGAGCTGATTGAGTTGTGGAGTAATGGTGAAAAGAATCATGCTGTCCGTTACTTACTGTTGACCTATGGCGGCGGGCTGGTACTCGCAACAATCGGCTATGTAATCGTATAG
- a CDS encoding CrcB family protein, whose translation MKHILWIGLAGSLGAVTRIVVGQFIHSESGFPIATLVVNLVGTFALCFIVAGTLRKISANRQLYDAVTTGFLGSFTTFSALSMETVLMVENGQLAMAMLYVVLSIIGGLAAGIFGFYLGDRKVRV comes from the coding sequence ATGAAGCATATTCTATGGATTGGTTTAGCGGGATCTTTAGGTGCAGTCACGCGGATAGTAGTAGGGCAATTTATCCACAGCGAATCGGGATTTCCGATAGCGACACTTGTGGTTAATCTTGTAGGAACGTTTGCGTTGTGTTTTATTGTTGCAGGGACTCTGCGTAAAATTAGTGCCAATCGACAACTGTATGATGCAGTGACGACGGGCTTTTTAGGTTCATTCACAACATTTTCTGCATTAAGTATGGAAACCGTGTTGATGGTAGAAAATGGACAACTTGCGATGGCTATGTTGTACGTTGTCCTTAGTATAATCGGGGGACTTGCAGCTGGGATATTCGGGTTTTATCTCGGTGATAGGAAGGTGCGGGTATGA
- a CDS encoding ATP-dependent helicase — protein sequence MMTDFFERKKQQLNIELNDVQKQAVLQTEGPLLLLACPGSGKTTTMIMRIGYLIEEKNVDPKRIKAITFSRASARDMTERFSRFFPDKEPIDFSTIHSLAFTIARSYLTAIGTTFELIEGGGKGRQSVNKAFLLKGIYKEVLKEDCTDDELSSLSTFISSIKNSMIPLEQWEDLKGPVEKAGRMAYKYEQYKSQTQGHLLLDFDDMLTIAEQGLRQDEQLAERFRNLYDYLLTDESQDTSLVQHRIVEHLVAHHGNLCVVADDDQSIYTWRGAEPDYLLDFKKVYPDAKVLMMERNYRSSKEIVELTSKFIKRNEKRYPKDMHTKNEAKEPIYIRKLDDPKRQLEYVTYELLGESNLNEIAILFRNNSSSTLYVNELHRRGIPFYMKDADDKFFTHWIVEDILNFMRLSFNMERKDIFTKIVMKMNLFISRSMLTIFENTGTTGNVFDALIQTVDLKESQVKKLKDYKKGYAVIPDMRPERVIQLIRNDFGYEAALKSRAEKFGYRFDHLLGILDTLEGIASQLRTMVEFANQLKELEQAVQQAKFQPVENAVTLSTFHSAKGLEFRRVFMIDLVKGIIPSEEDEGNTATLEEARRLFYVGMTRAKERLELLSYGQDEGKAKEDSRFLNEVRGLLLKPSKVGNEPTSVKASKASIPVNPNGINDRDELIIGVAVKHRVFGLGEIVARDGNELIIQFADMEKRLDLETVLSLRILEKVTL from the coding sequence ATGATGACCGATTTTTTCGAACGAAAAAAGCAACAATTGAATATAGAGTTGAATGATGTACAAAAGCAAGCGGTGCTGCAAACGGAAGGACCGCTGCTATTGTTGGCTTGTCCCGGGTCGGGGAAAACGACGACGATGATTATGCGAATTGGTTATTTAATTGAAGAAAAGAATGTGGATCCGAAACGTATTAAGGCCATAACTTTTAGCCGGGCATCTGCGCGTGATATGACGGAGCGATTTAGCCGGTTTTTTCCTGATAAAGAGCCAATTGATTTTTCTACGATTCATAGTTTGGCATTTACGATTGCGCGTAGTTATTTGACAGCAATTGGTACCACTTTCGAATTGATTGAAGGTGGTGGAAAAGGGCGACAGTCGGTGAATAAGGCTTTTCTGTTGAAAGGAATTTATAAAGAAGTGTTGAAAGAGGATTGTACGGATGATGAGTTGTCCTCTTTGTCAACGTTTATTAGCTCCATTAAAAACAGTATGATTCCGCTTGAACAATGGGAGGATTTAAAAGGGCCAGTCGAAAAGGCGGGGCGTATGGCGTACAAATATGAGCAATATAAATCACAGACACAGGGACATTTATTACTCGATTTTGACGATATGCTGACGATTGCAGAACAAGGGCTACGACAAGATGAGCAGTTAGCTGAGCGCTTTCGCAATCTCTATGATTATTTATTGACAGATGAAAGCCAGGATACGTCGCTTGTTCAGCACAGGATTGTGGAACATTTGGTGGCGCATCATGGCAATCTTTGTGTTGTCGCGGACGATGATCAGTCCATATACACATGGCGAGGTGCGGAGCCGGATTATTTGTTAGATTTTAAGAAAGTCTATCCGGATGCAAAGGTGCTAATGATGGAACGGAATTATCGTTCATCCAAAGAAATTGTTGAGTTGACCTCAAAGTTTATCAAGCGGAACGAGAAGCGTTATCCGAAGGACATGCATACGAAAAATGAGGCAAAGGAGCCCATTTATATACGGAAGCTGGATGATCCGAAGCGCCAGCTTGAATATGTGACGTATGAATTGCTGGGGGAAAGTAACTTGAACGAGATTGCAATTCTATTTCGTAATAACTCCTCATCGACGTTGTATGTCAATGAATTGCATCGGCGGGGCATTCCTTTTTATATGAAAGACGCAGATGACAAGTTTTTCACCCACTGGATTGTAGAGGATATTTTGAATTTTATGCGACTGAGTTTTAATATGGAACGCAAAGATATTTTTACTAAAATCGTGATGAAAATGAATTTATTTATCTCACGAAGTATGCTGACGATATTTGAAAATACCGGGACAACGGGGAATGTTTTTGATGCTCTTATTCAAACGGTTGATTTGAAAGAAAGCCAAGTGAAGAAGCTGAAGGATTACAAAAAGGGCTATGCTGTCATTCCTGATATGCGCCCGGAGCGGGTGATTCAGCTGATTCGCAATGATTTCGGCTACGAGGCGGCATTGAAAAGTAGGGCGGAAAAGTTTGGCTATCGTTTTGATCATTTGTTAGGTATTCTCGATACACTCGAGGGGATTGCATCTCAGTTACGGACAATGGTAGAATTTGCGAATCAATTGAAAGAGCTCGAACAGGCTGTGCAACAAGCAAAGTTTCAGCCAGTTGAAAATGCGGTGACATTATCGACGTTTCACAGTGCGAAAGGGCTCGAATTTCGACGTGTTTTCATGATAGATTTAGTAAAGGGTATCATTCCATCAGAGGAAGATGAGGGAAATACAGCGACGTTGGAAGAAGCCCGTCGACTCTTTTACGTAGGCATGACACGTGCGAAGGAACGTCTTGAGTTGCTGTCATATGGTCAGGACGAAGGGAAAGCGAAAGAGGATTCTAGATTTTTGAATGAAGTGCGGGGACTGCTGTTGAAGCCGAGCAAAGTGGGGAATGAGCCTACGTCAGTGAAAGCGTCGAAGGCATCGATTCCAGTGAATCCAAATGGTATTAACGACAGGGATGAACTCATTATTGGAGTTGCAGTTAAGCATCGTGTGTTTGGACTTGGTGAGATTGTTGCGCGTGATGGCAATGAGCTAATCATTCAATTTGCAGATATGGAAAAACGACTCGACTTAGAGACAGTCCTTTCTCTTCGAATACTTGAAAAGGTGACGCTATGA
- a CDS encoding GNAT family N-acetyltransferase has product MTFPTLLTTRLRLTEAQVEHAPAIFEILSNPEVVRYYGMDPFQELAQAENIVQHFKNNFDIKKGMRWAIINNQSNRFVGTIGLNNLAIGMKKAEVGFEIHPDFWRSGITSEALQAVLDYAFEELDLQRIGAVTFPANEASIGLLKKQGFMEEGKLRSYLFQNGQSHDALVFSLLREEWHIK; this is encoded by the coding sequence GTGACATTTCCAACATTACTAACAACGCGATTGCGTTTAACTGAAGCACAAGTGGAGCACGCGCCAGCGATTTTTGAAATTTTATCGAATCCCGAAGTGGTGAGGTATTATGGGATGGATCCATTCCAAGAGCTGGCACAGGCTGAAAATATTGTACAGCATTTTAAGAACAATTTTGATATAAAAAAAGGCATGCGTTGGGCGATTATCAATAATCAATCGAATCGATTTGTTGGCACGATTGGATTGAATAATTTGGCTATCGGTATGAAAAAAGCTGAAGTCGGATTTGAAATACATCCTGATTTCTGGAGAAGTGGCATAACATCTGAAGCATTGCAAGCGGTTTTGGACTATGCGTTTGAAGAGCTAGACCTTCAACGAATCGGAGCTGTTACATTTCCAGCAAATGAGGCATCTATAGGGCTTTTGAAGAAGCAAGGATTTATGGAAGAAGGCAAGTTGCGAAGTTATCTGTTCCAGAATGGACAATCTCATGATGCGCTGGTGTTTTCGTTGTTGCGTGAGGAATGGCATATAAAATAA
- a CDS encoding uridine kinase: MMEKRSLLIGIDGLGGSGKTTYALDLQCQLKDAIVIHLDDFIHTRAIRYNDQFEEWYCYYYVQWRYDYLIEKLLEPVCSGLAVYDTIELYDKPADSYRKQTFDIPIGTTVIVEGIFLQRPELRAYFDKVIYLETDREMRMARALDRDGYIGGSEDIIRHYEQRYFPAEDMYVEQCNPLVLADAVENGRKGRVL, translated from the coding sequence ATGATGGAAAAACGTTCTTTACTTATTGGTATTGATGGCCTTGGTGGATCTGGGAAAACGACATACGCACTGGATTTGCAATGCCAGCTGAAAGACGCAATTGTCATTCATCTGGATGATTTTATTCATACACGCGCGATTCGCTATAATGATCAGTTTGAAGAATGGTATTGTTATTACTATGTGCAATGGCGCTATGATTATTTGATTGAAAAACTGTTAGAGCCTGTGTGTAGTGGGTTAGCTGTGTATGACACTATCGAGTTATATGATAAGCCAGCGGATAGTTATCGAAAGCAGACATTTGATATACCGATTGGCACAACGGTAATTGTTGAAGGGATTTTTCTACAACGTCCTGAGTTAAGGGCGTACTTCGATAAGGTTATTTATCTTGAAACAGATCGGGAGATGAGGATGGCGCGCGCTTTGGATAGGGATGGTTATATTGGAGGCAGCGAGGATATTATTCGTCATTATGAGCAGCGATATTTTCCGGCAGAGGATATGTATGTGGAGCAATGCAATCCGTTAGTGTTGGCGGATGCAGTGGAGAATGGACGGAAGGGGAGAGTACTGTGA
- the lepB gene encoding signal peptidase I produces the protein MKEKSKRELISWIQSLAVAFVIAIVIRQFLFTPVIVSGQSMEPTFENANKIVISKIHKINRFDMIVFHAPNSEEDFIKRVIGLPGDVVVMKDDKLSINGVEYEEDYIQANKEKVFEGQKLTQDFTVEVPEGHLYVLGDNRRHSTDSRELGVIDEKSVVGAVTFKFYPLRDIGIPK, from the coding sequence TTGAAGGAAAAAAGCAAACGTGAACTGATTTCATGGATACAATCGCTAGCCGTTGCGTTTGTTATCGCCATTGTAATTCGTCAATTTCTATTTACACCGGTTATCGTATCGGGACAATCAATGGAGCCAACCTTTGAAAATGCAAATAAAATCGTCATTTCAAAAATTCATAAAATCAATCGTTTTGACATGATTGTTTTCCACGCACCGAACTCTGAGGAAGATTTCATCAAAAGAGTCATTGGACTGCCAGGGGATGTCGTTGTCATGAAGGATGACAAGCTGTCCATTAATGGCGTGGAATATGAGGAGGATTATATTCAAGCGAATAAAGAAAAGGTGTTCGAAGGACAGAAGCTTACACAGGATTTTACAGTTGAAGTGCCAGAAGGTCATTTATATGTCTTGGGGGATAATAGAAGACATAGCACAGATAGTCGGGAGCTTGGTGTCATTGATGAGAAGTCTGTCGTTGGTGCTGTGACATTTAAGTTTTATCCGCTACGCGATATCGGGATTCCGAAATGA
- a CDS encoding histidine phosphatase family protein — MFHLTTIGFVRHGVTAWNKEGRAQGSSDIPLDEEGIEMAEHVAKRIVGEQWDVIYTSPLIRAKKTAEIIAEGKPAIKLLEDNRLREFGGGQIEGTTEVERLEKWGPTWREMELGVEPNEDIISRGMAFVEDMKVTHAGQRVLVVSHGGFIKRLVGALVPGEKLGEKMDNTSLTVVELRDDENMCSLYNCTKHLVLTNRI, encoded by the coding sequence GTGTTTCATTTGACGACAATTGGATTTGTGCGACATGGTGTTACAGCTTGGAATAAAGAAGGACGAGCACAGGGGAGTTCAGATATTCCTCTTGATGAAGAAGGGATTGAAATGGCGGAGCATGTGGCGAAAAGGATTGTTGGGGAGCAATGGGATGTTATTTATACGAGTCCTTTAATCCGTGCGAAAAAGACGGCGGAAATTATTGCGGAGGGTAAGCCCGCTATTAAACTACTAGAGGACAATCGACTGCGTGAATTCGGTGGTGGTCAAATTGAAGGAACGACGGAAGTGGAACGGCTTGAAAAATGGGGTCCAACATGGAGAGAGATGGAGCTTGGTGTTGAACCAAATGAGGACATTATTTCGCGGGGAATGGCATTTGTTGAAGATATGAAAGTGACTCATGCGGGGCAGCGTGTACTCGTTGTCAGTCATGGAGGATTCATCAAACGATTGGTCGGTGCACTTGTGCCAGGTGAGAAGCTAGGAGAAAAGATGGATAATACATCGCTCACGGTTGTTGAGCTACGCGATGATGAAAATATGTGCAGTTTATATAATTGTACAAAGCATTTAGTCCTGACGAATAGAATTTGA
- a CDS encoding alpha/beta hydrolase produces MWKWEAEGQPKAVVAIVHNAYEHHSRYAWLIQKFRSAGFHVVTGDLPGHGAEGKRIHDESFDAYVTYVKKLVEVGLDDSLPLFVMGHGLGATIVMRMIQAKKIECAGFIFSSPWLALKHQPPKFSTVLSKLTSSMKINHDISIELLTRNYDLYVEAHQDRHYNSVARASWYKDLQTFMKAVAQYEGTIHNVPILVHIAGSDKIADSSQTKKWLIHQNLSEFQYKEWKHLYHDVFQEPEREEVYLYTEAFMNNVLRSLGYIV; encoded by the coding sequence ATGTGGAAATGGGAGGCGGAGGGGCAGCCGAAAGCTGTCGTAGCCATTGTCCATAATGCGTATGAACATCATAGTCGGTACGCATGGCTTATACAAAAATTTAGAAGTGCTGGTTTTCATGTTGTGACAGGCGATTTGCCTGGGCATGGGGCTGAAGGGAAAAGGATTCATGATGAATCCTTTGATGCTTATGTCACTTATGTGAAGAAGTTAGTTGAAGTTGGGTTGGATGATAGTTTGCCGTTATTCGTCATGGGGCATGGACTTGGTGCGACGATTGTGATGCGCATGATTCAAGCAAAGAAAATTGAGTGTGCTGGATTTATATTCAGTTCTCCTTGGTTAGCGCTTAAGCATCAGCCACCGAAGTTTTCGACGGTGTTGTCAAAATTGACTTCGTCTATGAAAATCAATCATGACATTAGCATTGAATTGCTGACGCGTAACTATGACTTATATGTAGAGGCTCATCAGGATCGACACTATAACTCCGTTGCGAGAGCTAGCTGGTATAAGGATTTGCAAACCTTTATGAAAGCTGTGGCACAGTATGAGGGGACGATTCATAATGTGCCAATACTTGTCCATATCGCAGGGAGCGATAAAATAGCTGATTCTTCACAGACGAAGAAGTGGTTGATTCACCAAAATCTTTCCGAGTTTCAATATAAAGAATGGAAGCATCTCTATCATGATGTATTTCAGGAGCCTGAACGCGAGGAAGTTTATCTCTATACAGAGGCATTTATGAATAATGTGTTGAGATCACTTGGCTATATCGTCTAG
- a CDS encoding gamma carbonic anhydrase family protein: protein MIYPFHDKKPVIDPSVFIADYTTITGDVTIGPESTIWFNTVIRGDVSPTIIGRKVNIQDLCCLHQSPQFPLILEDEVTIGHQVTLHSCTVKKGALIGMGSIVLDGAEIGEGAFIGAGSLVPPGKKIPANSLAFGSPVKVVRELNDEDRKDMERIVREYAEKGQYYKGLQK, encoded by the coding sequence ATGATTTACCCATTTCATGATAAAAAACCAGTTATCGATCCATCCGTTTTCATCGCAGATTATACAACGATCACAGGAGATGTCACAATTGGTCCAGAATCGACCATTTGGTTCAATACAGTCATTCGCGGTGACGTCTCACCCACAATTATCGGACGCAAGGTCAATATTCAAGATCTATGCTGCCTTCATCAAAGTCCACAATTCCCACTCATTCTAGAAGATGAAGTCACCATTGGTCACCAAGTAACGCTACATAGCTGCACTGTCAAAAAAGGTGCATTGATTGGCATGGGTTCTATTGTTTTAGACGGAGCGGAAATCGGAGAAGGAGCATTCATCGGAGCGGGTAGTTTAGTTCCACCAGGTAAGAAAATTCCGGCGAATTCACTGGCATTCGGTTCCCCCGTTAAAGTCGTGCGTGAACTAAACGACGAGGATCGCAAGGATATGGAACGTATTGTCCGTGAGTATGCTGAAAAAGGGCAGTATTATAAAGGGTTGCAGAAATGA